A genomic region of Bernardetia sp. ABR2-2B contains the following coding sequences:
- a CDS encoding DUF6314 family protein — protein sequence MSIKSIKEIFNSLEGSWLFDREIKNLTTDVLDFANGKASFTFLDKTDYNSLYYEETGVLSLSNSSKKINFTRKYIYQLKDDTIHIILNDGITKGELFQSLIPLDDGSSFVGTEHVCRLDLHNGKYFFKNELSFDTEYTVKGSNSNLEIKSVYTKIEN from the coding sequence ATGTCAATTAAATCTATAAAAGAAATTTTCAATAGTTTAGAAGGGAGTTGGTTGTTTGATAGAGAAATAAAAAATCTTACAACTGATGTTTTAGATTTTGCTAATGGAAAAGCATCATTTACTTTTTTAGATAAAACTGATTATAATTCTTTGTATTATGAAGAAACAGGAGTTCTTTCTTTATCCAATAGCTCTAAAAAGATAAATTTTACAAGAAAATATATTTATCAACTTAAAGATGATACTATTCATATCATACTAAATGATGGTATAACTAAAGGAGAATTATTTCAAAGTCTTATTCCGTTAGATGATGGAAGTAGCTTTGTAGGAACTGAACATGTTTGTAGATTAGATTTACACAATGGGAAATATTTTTTCAAAAATGAACTCTCGTTTGATACTGAATATACTGTAAAAGGTTCAAATTCAAATCTAGAAATAAAATCTGTTTATACTAAAATAGAAAATTAA
- the bioB gene encoding biotin synthase BioB: MSETPLDHLIKTNWTRAEIAEIYNTPVLELIYKGASVHRKFHETSEVQVCTLLSVKTGGCPEDCSYCPQAARYHTDVEASRMLKNQEIISKAKEAKESGSTRFCMGAAWREVRNGREFDRVVDAVKEINGMGLEVCCTLGMLTEEQANKLKAAGLYAYNHNLDTSEEYYDKIISTRDYSNRLDTLENVRKSGISVCSGGIIGMGEAEEDRIGMLHTLATLPEHPESVPVNALVPVEGTPLEEQEKVSVWEMVRMIATARIIMPKAMVRLSAGRVRMSVEEQALCFLAGANSIFAGDKLLTTPNPDTKTDKELFQILQIKPREAFKNEENTVKA; encoded by the coding sequence ATGTCAGAAACACCATTAGACCACTTAATAAAAACAAATTGGACTCGTGCCGAAATAGCCGAAATTTATAATACACCTGTTTTAGAACTCATCTATAAGGGCGCAAGTGTTCACAGAAAATTCCACGAAACATCAGAGGTACAAGTTTGCACACTTTTGTCTGTCAAAACTGGAGGTTGTCCAGAAGATTGTTCGTATTGTCCACAGGCTGCACGTTATCACACCGACGTAGAAGCAAGTAGAATGCTCAAAAATCAAGAAATTATATCTAAAGCTAAAGAAGCTAAAGAATCTGGTAGTACACGTTTTTGTATGGGGGCAGCTTGGAGAGAGGTACGCAACGGAAGAGAATTTGATAGAGTAGTTGATGCTGTAAAAGAAATCAATGGAATGGGCTTAGAAGTTTGTTGTACATTGGGAATGCTCACAGAAGAACAAGCTAACAAACTAAAAGCAGCAGGACTTTACGCTTACAATCATAACTTAGATACAAGCGAAGAATATTACGACAAAATTATCAGCACTAGAGATTATTCGAATCGTTTGGATACATTAGAGAATGTTCGTAAGTCGGGTATTTCAGTTTGTTCAGGTGGAATAATAGGAATGGGAGAAGCAGAAGAAGACCGTATCGGAATGCTTCACACCCTTGCAACCCTTCCAGAACATCCAGAATCTGTTCCTGTAAATGCGCTTGTGCCTGTGGAGGGAACGCCATTAGAGGAACAAGAAAAGGTTTCAGTTTGGGAAATGGTCAGAATGATAGCAACGGCACGAATTATTATGCCTAAAGCAATGGTTCGTTTGTCTGCTGGACGTGTCAGAATGAGTGTAGAAGAACAAGCTCTTTGCTTTTTGGCTGGTGCAAATTCTATTTTTGCAGGAGATAAACTTCTCACGACACCAAACCCAGATACAAAAACGGACAAAGAATTATTCCAAATCTTGCAAATCAAACCTCGTGAGGCTTTTAAGAATGAGGAGAATACAGTAAAAGCATAG
- a CDS encoding ATP-binding protein has translation MTDYKSSLTTALQAKHLSRTGHWQVDLANNIVIWSDVTRIIHEVDEDYIPTLEDGIYFYEKGDSRDLIMRCVQEAISNGTPWDIEVTLITAKNNKIWVRAKGEAEYENGTCTRLVGIFQDITPQIKKRHKLEELLQITGNQNARLTNFAHIVSHNLRSHTSNMEALIYLTEQETNEENKKELFEHISSSVFKLKDTIVNLTKVVDIQNNDLPLEKINIYNATLNIIESIRTLFKQESVEVINEIEPTLEVKALPAYFQSVVLNFLTNAIKYKSSKKNAFVRLSTSKKQKSVILSIEDNGLGIDLEQHGKKLFGMYKTFHEHQDAKGIGLFISKNQMEAMGGIIDVQSEVGKGTTFYLEFLI, from the coding sequence ATGACAGATTACAAATCTAGTCTTACGACGGCTTTACAGGCTAAACACCTTTCAAGAACAGGACATTGGCAAGTGGACTTAGCTAACAATATAGTGATTTGGAGTGATGTAACACGCATAATACATGAAGTAGATGAAGATTATATACCTACTTTGGAAGATGGAATTTACTTTTATGAAAAAGGAGATAGTAGAGATTTAATTATGAGATGCGTACAAGAGGCGATAAGTAATGGCACTCCATGGGATATAGAAGTTACATTGATTACAGCAAAAAATAATAAGATTTGGGTACGAGCAAAAGGAGAAGCAGAATATGAAAATGGAACATGTACTCGTTTGGTAGGAATTTTTCAAGACATCACACCACAAATCAAAAAAAGACATAAGTTAGAAGAACTTTTACAAATAACAGGTAATCAAAATGCTAGACTGACCAACTTTGCTCATATTGTTTCTCATAATTTACGTTCTCATACCAGTAATATGGAAGCTCTAATTTATCTAACAGAGCAAGAAACAAATGAAGAAAACAAAAAAGAACTTTTTGAGCATATTTCGTCCTCTGTATTTAAGCTGAAAGATACCATAGTAAACTTGACAAAAGTAGTAGATATTCAAAACAATGATTTGCCTTTAGAGAAAATCAATATATACAATGCTACTTTGAATATTATAGAAAGTATAAGAACTCTTTTCAAACAAGAAAGTGTTGAGGTAATAAATGAGATAGAACCTACATTGGAAGTAAAGGCTCTTCCTGCTTACTTTCAAAGTGTAGTGCTGAACTTCTTGACCAATGCCATAAAATATAAATCGTCTAAAAAAAATGCTTTTGTCAGACTTTCTACCTCTAAGAAACAGAAAAGTGTTATTCTTTCCATTGAAGATAATGGTCTAGGAATTGATTTAGAACAACATGGAAAAAAACTATTTGGTATGTACAAAACATTTCATGAACACCAAGATGCTAAAGGAATAGGTCTTTTTATTTCAAAAAACCAAATGGAAGCCATGGGAGGAATAATTGATGTACAAAGTGAAGTAGGAAAAGGAACAACTTTTTACCTAGAGTTTCTGATTTGA
- a CDS encoding YiaA/YiaB family inner membrane protein: MDNTELHQKNTSAWRVQTWISFLFAFVGTGAGIAYLPADWWIKGFLLMGMFFTVGSAFTLSKTIRDDHESTKMINRIKNAKTERVLKDYES; encoded by the coding sequence ATGGACAATACAGAATTACATCAAAAAAACACCTCTGCTTGGAGAGTTCAAACTTGGATTTCGTTTTTATTTGCCTTCGTGGGTACAGGCGCAGGAATTGCTTATCTACCTGCCGATTGGTGGATAAAAGGCTTTTTATTAATGGGAATGTTCTTTACAGTTGGTTCTGCCTTCACACTTTCCAAAACCATCCGAGACGACCACGAAAGCACGAAAATGATTAACCGAATAAAAAATGCCAAAACTGAACGAGTTTTGAAAGATTATGAATCTTAG
- the surE gene encoding 5'/3'-nucleotidase SurE → MKNDKSTATNQKPLILVSNDDGITAKGIRELVEMMTLLGEVIVVAPDSPQSGMGHAITIHMPLKVRKSDVFKDLNVEAYECSGTPADCVKLAKFHLFDNRTPDLVVSGINHGSNTSISILYSGTMSAAIEGAIDGMPSIGFSLCDYGDDADFSHIRPHLLKIAEQTLKNGLPKNIALNVNFPARFDKNTNEEKEIKGTKVCRQAHARWQEKFDLRTDPYGREYLWLAGDFVNPDKGDDTDEWAVNNGYVSVVPCQFDMTAHHGITHINNEWEI, encoded by the coding sequence ATGAAAAACGACAAATCAACAGCTACAAATCAAAAACCATTGATTTTAGTTTCGAACGATGATGGAATTACAGCAAAAGGAATACGAGAATTAGTAGAAATGATGACTCTTTTGGGAGAAGTGATTGTAGTTGCTCCTGATAGTCCACAATCTGGAATGGGACACGCAATTACAATTCATATGCCTTTGAAAGTGAGAAAATCGGATGTTTTTAAAGATTTGAATGTAGAAGCCTATGAATGTTCGGGTACACCTGCTGATTGCGTCAAACTTGCCAAATTTCATTTATTCGATAACAGAACACCTGATTTGGTGGTAAGTGGAATTAATCATGGAAGCAATACTTCAATTAGTATTTTATATTCTGGAACAATGTCAGCAGCTATTGAAGGAGCAATTGATGGAATGCCTTCGATTGGGTTTTCGCTGTGTGATTATGGAGATGATGCCGATTTTTCTCATATTCGCCCTCATTTATTAAAAATTGCAGAACAAACTCTCAAAAATGGTCTTCCTAAAAATATAGCCTTGAATGTTAATTTCCCTGCTCGTTTTGATAAAAATACAAATGAAGAAAAAGAAATAAAAGGAACAAAGGTTTGTCGTCAAGCACACGCACGTTGGCAAGAAAAGTTTGATTTACGAACTGACCCTTATGGAAGAGAGTATTTGTGGCTTGCAGGGGATTTTGTAAACCCAGATAAAGGCGATGATACGGATGAGTGGGCAGTAAACAATGGTTATGTTTCTGTTGTTCCGTGTCAGTTTGATATGACAGCACACCACGGAATTACACATATTAATAATGAATGGGAGATATAA
- a CDS encoding tetratricopeptide repeat protein, protein MRKTTFLIILLFGMFPLLSAQLSAQHSGGGLDEYVQAETFRAKRQYTTAISMYDKAIAKDPNNYKYFVQQGKCYYLLKRVDNAIDCLEKATQLKQDHVESYIALSKLYGYKGNIRKVITYLGRAAQFEDNMQRRLSYRLHILKLLYSQENLVGFPVHLQDARSIAPQNPHVWYFSAWYHNQEKEYAQAISDAEAGLKLLTDSKDTPRFYFQLGYALHEIGEYEKAKEALAKANVGSFKEKVFKMMPNYQYRLAQAYHTIFEYQTAKTYIKQALRQDPSYTKANELGGQLAVEEINHTAVIERLKVAVEHAKDYDTKARSYSELALLQFQNENYQEAIHSSDSCLAIQPLRYDVRFLRAVSLFHSGNTNEAITEMRQLSHLSNIPPTLQAQFTFATGVMYRKIGKNDFAIQYFKNVKHGDFRYAAQEEIKKINAV, encoded by the coding sequence ATGAGAAAGACCACTTTTTTAATTATTTTGTTGTTTGGTATGTTTCCCCTACTATCAGCTCAACTTTCAGCTCAACACTCTGGAGGAGGACTAGATGAGTATGTACAGGCAGAAACATTTAGAGCAAAACGACAATATACTACGGCAATTTCAATGTATGATAAAGCCATAGCTAAAGACCCAAATAACTATAAATATTTTGTACAACAAGGTAAATGTTATTATTTGCTTAAAAGGGTAGATAATGCGATTGATTGCTTGGAAAAAGCAACTCAATTAAAACAAGACCATGTAGAATCTTATATTGCTCTTTCCAAACTATATGGTTATAAAGGAAATATTAGAAAAGTAATTACTTATTTAGGAAGAGCAGCACAGTTTGAGGACAATATGCAACGTCGTTTGTCGTATCGTTTACATATTTTGAAGCTTCTATATTCTCAAGAAAATCTTGTAGGTTTTCCTGTTCATTTACAAGATGCTCGTTCGATTGCCCCTCAAAATCCACACGTTTGGTATTTTTCGGCATGGTATCATAATCAAGAAAAAGAATATGCACAAGCTATTTCGGATGCAGAAGCAGGGTTAAAATTATTGACTGACTCTAAAGATACTCCTCGTTTTTACTTTCAATTGGGTTATGCACTACACGAAATAGGGGAATATGAAAAGGCAAAAGAAGCTCTTGCCAAAGCAAATGTAGGTTCTTTCAAAGAAAAAGTCTTTAAGATGATGCCAAATTATCAGTATAGATTAGCACAAGCCTATCATACTATTTTTGAATATCAAACAGCAAAAACATATATAAAACAAGCTCTAAGACAAGACCCAAGTTATACAAAAGCAAATGAACTAGGAGGACAACTAGCCGTAGAGGAAATTAATCATACAGCAGTTATAGAAAGGTTGAAAGTAGCTGTCGAACATGCAAAAGATTATGATACCAAAGCTCGTTCGTATTCAGAATTAGCTCTTTTACAATTTCAAAACGAAAATTATCAAGAGGCTATTCATTCTTCAGATTCTTGTCTAGCTATTCAGCCTTTGCGTTATGATGTTCGTTTTCTACGTGCAGTTTCACTTTTTCATTCAGGAAATACAAATGAAGCAATTACAGAAATGCGACAACTTTCTCATTTGAGTAATATTCCCCCAACTCTACAAGCTCAATTTACATTTGCAACAGGAGTGATGTATAGAAAAATAGGAAAAAATGATTTTGCTATTCAATATTTTAAGAATGTAAAGCACGGAGATTTTAGGTATGCAGCGCAAGAAGAAATCAAAAAAATAAATGCTGTTTAG
- a CDS encoding exodeoxyribonuclease III translates to MKIITYNVNGIRAALKKDFAQWLKEIDADIVCLQEIKIEEKLVDKALFESLGYHSYWFSAQKKGYSGTAILSKIKPISIEKGSSMQQSDDEGRVLKANFEVNGVSFSVINVYIPSGSSGAQRQEYKYQWLSEFDEYLKKVRTQQENIIVCGDYNIAHKEIDIHNPKSNKKSSGFLPEEREWLDNYEKKGMIDAFRRFNKEPHNYSWWTYRNNCRAKNKGWRIDYHFISQPFSEHMMDCQILSEVVHSDHCPVLLSLSL, encoded by the coding sequence ATGAAAATTATTACTTATAATGTAAATGGAATTAGAGCAGCTTTAAAGAAAGATTTTGCTCAGTGGCTCAAAGAAATTGATGCTGATATTGTGTGTTTGCAGGAAATCAAAATTGAAGAAAAACTAGTTGATAAGGCTCTTTTTGAATCTTTAGGTTATCATTCTTATTGGTTTTCGGCACAAAAAAAAGGATATAGTGGAACAGCTATTCTTTCCAAAATAAAACCAATTTCGATAGAAAAAGGCTCATCTATGCAACAGTCTGATGATGAGGGAAGAGTTTTGAAAGCTAATTTTGAAGTAAATGGAGTTTCTTTTTCGGTTATAAATGTCTATATTCCTTCGGGTTCTTCGGGAGCACAACGTCAAGAGTACAAATATCAATGGCTCTCTGAATTTGATGAGTATTTGAAAAAAGTCAGAACTCAACAAGAAAATATTATCGTTTGTGGAGATTATAATATTGCTCATAAAGAGATTGATATTCATAATCCAAAATCAAATAAAAAATCTTCGGGGTTTTTGCCAGAAGAAAGAGAATGGTTAGATAATTATGAAAAAAAGGGTATGATTGATGCTTTTAGACGCTTCAATAAAGAACCTCACAATTACTCGTGGTGGACATATCGCAACAATTGTAGGGCAAAAAATAAAGGTTGGCGAATAGATTATCATTTTATATCGCAGCCCTTTTCAGAACATATGATGGATTGTCAAATTCTTTCAGAAGTAGTTCATTCTGACCATTGTCCTGTTTTACTTTCTTTATCACTATAA
- a CDS encoding ABC transporter substrate-binding protein: MKQIPTKLYSLLLLFALFSCISLTSCNDSGSSEAGNVREAKGGRFYGGVFNVNETEYFRTLFPLNIVDVYSYRIASQVYEGLFKLDPKTLKVTNGLAESYELSDDRLVYTIRLKKGVYFHDDAAFAGGKGREFTADDVKYCFTRLATQSRDNQGFHVIGGVIKGATAYYNATANGAKPASEIEGVKVIDSHTIQITLEKPNALFLNYLARPEAYIFAKEAYEKYGVDMGGKAIGTGAFVLADVEEDVSVILKRNDNYHGIDEAGNRLPYLDAVKVYFIKDKKTELFEFRKNKLDMVYRLPTDYIIDIIDEYQRADGSLPFELEHEPEMQTQILTFMTDDEIFKNADVRRAFSFAINKDEIFEYVLGGEAYEAGHHGITPPSFKDKGYPDDVYGYAYNPDSARYYFNKAGYRNAKDFPKITLELNAEGDRNTNVAVEIKKDLKDVLGVDVELNIVPMAQSTDKMMTGNFQLIKLSWIADFPSPEAFIRMFYGQDVPSTVGTVSYPNLSRYKNPEFDELYEKAMNAANEEEAIKFFAQAENIAMRDAPIIVLWYDEGYRLLQPYVKNFPNNPMQYRDFSQVYLEPKVTENPNNAQAGN; this comes from the coding sequence ATGAAGCAAATACCTACTAAACTTTACTCTCTACTCTTACTTTTCGCTCTTTTTTCTTGTATATCACTTACTTCTTGTAACGATTCTGGTTCTTCAGAAGCTGGAAATGTTAGAGAAGCAAAAGGAGGACGTTTTTATGGAGGAGTGTTTAATGTAAATGAAACAGAATACTTCAGAACATTATTTCCTCTAAATATTGTTGATGTTTATTCATACAGAATTGCTTCACAAGTTTATGAAGGACTTTTCAAATTAGACCCAAAGACACTAAAAGTAACTAACGGACTTGCAGAAAGCTATGAGCTTAGTGATGACCGATTAGTTTATACCATTCGTTTGAAAAAAGGAGTTTATTTTCACGATGATGCAGCTTTTGCAGGTGGAAAAGGAAGAGAATTTACGGCTGATGATGTCAAATACTGTTTTACTCGCCTAGCAACACAAAGTCGTGATAATCAAGGTTTTCACGTTATTGGAGGAGTGATAAAAGGAGCAACAGCTTATTATAACGCAACTGCAAATGGAGCAAAACCAGCTTCTGAAATAGAAGGGGTAAAAGTAATTGATAGTCATACAATCCAAATTACACTTGAAAAACCAAATGCGTTGTTTCTCAATTATTTAGCCCGTCCAGAAGCCTATATTTTTGCAAAAGAAGCTTATGAAAAATATGGCGTAGATATGGGAGGAAAGGCTATCGGAACAGGAGCTTTTGTGTTGGCAGATGTAGAAGAAGATGTTTCTGTTATCTTAAAAAGAAACGATAATTATCACGGAATAGATGAAGCAGGAAATCGTTTGCCTTATCTTGATGCTGTAAAAGTTTATTTTATTAAAGATAAAAAAACAGAGCTTTTTGAGTTTCGTAAGAACAAACTAGATATGGTTTACCGTCTTCCGACAGATTATATTATTGATATTATAGATGAGTATCAACGTGCTGACGGTTCTTTGCCTTTTGAATTAGAACACGAACCAGAAATGCAAACTCAGATTCTGACGTTTATGACAGATGATGAAATCTTTAAAAATGCAGATGTACGTCGTGCTTTTTCTTTTGCTATCAATAAAGATGAAATTTTTGAATACGTATTAGGTGGAGAAGCTTATGAAGCTGGTCATCACGGAATTACGCCACCTTCTTTCAAAGATAAAGGTTATCCAGATGATGTATATGGTTATGCTTATAATCCAGATTCGGCTCGTTATTATTTCAATAAAGCAGGATATAGAAATGCAAAGGATTTTCCTAAAATTACTTTAGAGCTTAATGCAGAAGGCGACCGTAATACGAATGTAGCCGTCGAAATCAAAAAAGATTTAAAGGATGTTTTGGGGGTTGATGTAGAGCTTAATATTGTTCCGATGGCACAATCTACTGATAAAATGATGACAGGAAACTTCCAACTCATTAAACTTTCTTGGATTGCAGATTTTCCTAGCCCAGAAGCATTTATTCGTATGTTTTATGGACAAGATGTTCCTAGTACAGTCGGAACGGTTTCTTATCCAAACTTATCTCGTTATAAAAACCCAGAATTTGATGAGTTGTATGAAAAAGCAATGAATGCAGCTAATGAGGAGGAAGCAATTAAGTTTTTTGCTCAAGCTGAAAATATAGCAATGAGAGATGCTCCAATTATCGTTTTGTGGTATGATGAAGGCTATCGTTTGTTACAGCCTTACGTTAAAAACTTCCCTAACAACCCAATGCAATACCGAGATTTTTCACAAGTTTATTTAGAGCCAAAAGTAACTGAAAATCCAAACAATGCACAGGCAGGAAATTAA
- a CDS encoding PASTA domain-containing protein — protein MDTNSFKNRIDNLNFKEIKHKVHYYLTRNHYSTLLIHLGLMGILGAIILYVFFYIYLPSTTNHDTTITVPDLNKMKIEEVQSFLEKRDLRYEIADTSYNPKYPPLSVLQQNPAKNSTVKINRKIYLTINSETPPKTRIPQIIDFPYTSATTQLENVKLKIGEKEFVKNSAKNVVLEIAVKDKKYTKADLEKGVYIPQGTPVKLFIAEGRSNDGFKIDNFIGQSGEDAKLVMEGSGLDVEVHYKKVEGKDIGIVISQKPSAGSRVIVGQKVELWIAAAYD, from the coding sequence ATGGATACAAATTCTTTCAAAAATCGTATAGATAATCTAAATTTTAAAGAAATAAAGCACAAGGTGCATTATTATCTTACTCGCAATCATTACTCTACTTTGCTTATTCACTTGGGCTTAATGGGAATTTTGGGAGCTATTATTTTGTATGTTTTCTTTTACATCTATTTGCCAAGCACCACAAATCATGATACGACGATTACAGTACCTGATTTGAATAAAATGAAAATAGAAGAAGTACAATCTTTTTTAGAAAAACGTGATTTACGTTATGAGATTGCTGATACCTCTTATAATCCAAAATATCCACCTTTGAGTGTATTACAACAAAACCCAGCAAAAAACTCTACTGTCAAAATCAATAGAAAAATTTATCTGACTATTAATTCAGAAACACCACCCAAAACACGTATTCCTCAAATTATAGATTTTCCTTATACAAGCGCAACTACACAACTAGAAAATGTAAAGCTAAAAATTGGAGAGAAGGAATTTGTCAAGAATAGTGCAAAAAATGTAGTTTTAGAAATTGCTGTAAAAGATAAAAAATATACAAAAGCAGATTTGGAGAAAGGTGTTTACATTCCACAAGGAACTCCTGTAAAGCTTTTTATTGCAGAAGGAAGAAGTAATGATGGATTTAAGATAGACAACTTCATAGGACAATCTGGAGAAGATGCTAAATTAGTAATGGAGGGAAGTGGATTAGATGTAGAGGTTCATTATAAAAAAGTAGAAGGAAAAGACATAGGAATAGTCATTTCTCAAAAACCATCAGCAGGTTCTAGAGTAATAGTAGGACAAAAAGTTGAGCTTTGGATAGCTGCTGCTTATGATTAG
- a CDS encoding gliding motility lipoprotein GldH: MQFQKKLTSSILILLFILTSCGSNALYENHKELESGIWQKANLQSFEIEIDDSQNHSVFYHLRYTMDYDYCNSYVRYKVFSPTGKLLTQKMKLDTLFDCTTGKPLGEGFGTVYNREFQLEESFDFSEKGIYKIELEQMMRKDSLEGIQTVGIRITN, from the coding sequence ATGCAATTCCAAAAAAAACTAACTTCTTCTATTCTAATTTTACTTTTTATTCTCACTTCTTGTGGAAGTAATGCTTTATATGAAAATCACAAAGAGCTAGAGAGTGGAATTTGGCAAAAAGCTAATTTACAGTCTTTTGAAATAGAAATAGATGACTCTCAAAATCATTCTGTTTTTTATCATCTGCGCTATACAATGGATTACGATTATTGTAATTCTTATGTTCGCTACAAAGTTTTTTCTCCAACAGGAAAACTTCTTACTCAAAAAATGAAATTAGATACGCTCTTCGACTGCACAACAGGAAAGCCACTAGGAGAAGGGTTTGGAACAGTTTATAATAGAGAGTTTCAGTTAGAAGAAAGCTTTGATTTTTCTGAAAAAGGTATTTATAAAATAGAGCTAGAACAAATGATGCGTAAAGATTCTTTAGAAGGAATACAAACAGTCGGAATACGGATTACAAACTAA
- a CDS encoding CTP synthase translates to MSTTKKSTKENSKNTSTTSQKTKYIFVTGGVASSLGKGIVSASLAKLLQSRGFSVTIQKFDPYLNIDPGTLNPYEHGECYVTDDGAETDLDLGHYERFLNVSTSQANNVTTGRIYNTVINKERKGDFLGKTVQVIPHITDEIKRNFYFLGETGKYDIIITEIGGCVGDIESLPFVEAVRQARWELGEQNSLVIHLTLVPYLSAAKELKTKPTQHSVKMLSEQGVQPDVLVCRTEHSLPDDIRRKISQFCNVNIKSVIESIDADTIYDVPLLMRKEHLDDIVLEKLGLPTDSTPNLDEWKHFLGKLKNPTDEVKIALVGKYVELPDAYKSIVESFIHAGAETETTVKLKWVSSEDLDSDEDVKKYLENMDGVLVAPGFGDRGIEGKVLAVKYARENKIPFFGICLGMQVAVVEFARNVLKLESAHSAEMNPDTEFPVIDLMKEQKDITTKGGTMRLGAYPCQLKKKSLASQIYDGKDLIHERHRHRYEFNNKFLKDYEKAGLLPTGINPESNLVEIVEMKQAEHPYFVGVQFHPELKSTALSPHPLFVGFIKAALQKRLEEVVE, encoded by the coding sequence ATGAGTACGACCAAAAAATCCACTAAAGAAAACTCAAAAAATACTTCTACAACTTCACAAAAGACAAAATATATTTTTGTTACAGGTGGTGTAGCTTCCTCATTGGGAAAGGGAATCGTTTCGGCTTCTCTTGCCAAACTTTTGCAATCAAGAGGGTTCTCTGTTACTATCCAAAAATTTGACCCTTATCTCAACATTGACCCTGGTACGCTCAATCCGTATGAACACGGAGAATGTTATGTAACTGACGATGGCGCAGAAACAGATTTAGATTTAGGACATTATGAGCGTTTTCTGAATGTTTCTACCTCACAAGCCAACAATGTAACAACTGGAAGAATTTATAATACGGTCATAAACAAAGAAAGAAAAGGCGATTTCTTAGGAAAAACGGTTCAAGTAATTCCTCATATTACTGACGAAATAAAACGTAATTTTTACTTTTTGGGAGAAACTGGAAAGTATGATATTATAATTACTGAAATTGGGGGTTGTGTGGGTGATATCGAATCGCTACCTTTTGTAGAAGCTGTTCGTCAGGCTCGTTGGGAATTAGGAGAGCAAAACTCACTCGTTATTCATCTTACTTTAGTGCCTTATTTGAGTGCTGCAAAAGAACTCAAAACTAAACCTACACAGCATTCTGTCAAAATGCTTTCAGAGCAAGGCGTGCAGCCAGATGTTTTGGTGTGTCGTACTGAGCATTCTCTACCTGATGATATTCGTAGAAAAATCTCGCAGTTTTGTAACGTAAATATCAAATCCGTCATTGAGTCTATTGATGCAGATACGATTTATGATGTTCCTCTCTTGATGAGAAAAGAACATTTAGATGATATTGTTCTAGAAAAATTAGGTTTACCAACAGACAGTACGCCCAACCTAGACGAGTGGAAACACTTTTTAGGAAAGCTAAAAAATCCGACTGATGAAGTAAAGATTGCATTAGTTGGAAAATATGTAGAATTACCTGATGCTTACAAATCTATCGTAGAATCATTTATCCATGCAGGAGCAGAAACAGAAACAACAGTAAAACTCAAATGGGTTTCTTCTGAAGATTTGGATTCTGATGAAGATGTAAAGAAATATTTAGAAAACATGGACGGTGTTTTGGTTGCCCCAGGTTTTGGAGATAGAGGAATTGAAGGGAAGGTTTTGGCAGTAAAATATGCAAGAGAAAATAAAATTCCATTTTTTGGAATTTGTTTGGGAATGCAAGTCGCTGTCGTAGAATTTGCTAGAAATGTCTTAAAGTTAGAAAGCGCACATTCGGCAGAAATGAATCCTGATACAGAGTTTCCTGTCATTGATTTGATGAAAGAACAAAAAGACATTACGACAAAAGGTGGAACAATGCGTTTGGGAGCTTATCCGTGTCAGCTTAAAAAGAAATCATTGGCTTCACAGATTTATGATGGAAAAGACTTGATTCATGAACGTCATCGCCACCGTTATGAATTTAACAACAAGTTTTTGAAGGATTACGAAAAGGCAGGACTTCTTCCAACAGGAATAAACCCAGAATCGAATCTAGTGGAAATTGTAGAAATGAAACAAGCAGAACACCCTTATTTTGTAGGAGTTCAATTTCACCCAGAGCTAAAAAGTACGGCACTTAGTCCTCATCCTCTTTTTGTAGGATTTATAAAAGCTGCTCTTCAAAAGCGTTTGGAGGAAGTAGTCGAATAA